In a genomic window of Polycladomyces abyssicola:
- a CDS encoding alpha/beta-type small acid-soluble spore protein, whose amino-acid sequence MPQQRDRNNNQLLVQGAAQALDQMKYEIASEFGVQLGPDTTSRANGSVGGEITKRLVALAESQLGGGRTV is encoded by the coding sequence ATGCCGCAACAACGTGACCGCAACAACAACCAACTGCTGGTCCAAGGTGCCGCCCAAGCGCTGGACCAAATGAAGTATGAAATCGCTTCTGAGTTCGGTGTTCAACTGGGGCCGGACACGACCTCCCGTGCCAACGGTTCTGTTGGTGGTGAAATCACGAAACGTCTGGTTGCCTTGGCCGAATCTCAACTGGGTGGAGGCCGTACGGTTTAA
- a CDS encoding acyl-CoA synthetase, whose protein sequence is MDRIIEIPTYYNLAQDVDRHAQSPDKAAILWENDKGERQTVTYGELKQRSDRLASGLLAKGLSKGDRVMILLPRHPAAYTAYLGVLKAGLVVLPGSEMLQPSDIRYRLQHAEVKAVIADASLTQRVDEAAQDCPFLLHRWVVGTAETEGWEPLDSVEREPVELPRTRSDDVAFLAYTSGTTGGPKGVIHHHSWAIAHQAAAKLWLDIRPSDVVWATAGPGWAKWVWSPFIATLGSGATALVYQGRFSAEKYLSLMEQYKVNVLCCTPTEYRLMAKVDGLERYDLSSLRSAVSAGEPLNREVIDTFRRYFNVEVRDGYGQTENTLLVGTLKGMKVKPGSMGKPTPGNRVAVIDEEGNPVPVGQVGDIAVHKDTPALFKGYFRDPERTAKAFRGDWYLTGDQARKDEDGYFWFEGRSDDIIISSGYTIGPFEVEDALVKHPAVQECAVVASPDPIRGSIVKAFVILKRQEDASDDLVRELQEHVKRVTAPYKYPREIEFVTELPKTTSGKIRRVVLRQLEKERKANRQTS, encoded by the coding sequence ATGGATCGTATCATCGAAATTCCGACATATTACAACCTGGCGCAGGATGTAGACCGACACGCTCAATCCCCGGATAAAGCGGCCATTTTGTGGGAGAATGACAAAGGAGAGCGTCAAACCGTCACTTATGGTGAATTGAAACAGCGTTCCGACCGATTGGCCAGTGGTTTGCTTGCAAAAGGATTGTCCAAGGGCGACCGGGTCATGATCTTGTTACCGCGTCACCCCGCTGCTTATACTGCCTATTTGGGCGTGTTGAAAGCGGGTTTGGTTGTATTGCCCGGCTCCGAAATGCTGCAACCGTCGGATATTCGTTACCGTTTGCAACATGCAGAAGTCAAAGCGGTGATTGCCGATGCGTCGCTCACGCAACGAGTGGACGAGGCGGCCCAGGATTGCCCGTTCCTGTTGCATCGATGGGTGGTGGGTACAGCTGAGACAGAAGGTTGGGAACCACTGGATTCGGTGGAGAGGGAACCGGTGGAACTTCCCCGCACTCGCAGTGACGACGTGGCTTTTTTGGCTTATACATCCGGTACCACCGGCGGTCCCAAAGGTGTGATCCATCACCACAGTTGGGCGATTGCTCATCAGGCAGCGGCCAAGCTGTGGCTGGATATCCGTCCATCAGATGTGGTATGGGCGACAGCGGGTCCAGGATGGGCCAAATGGGTGTGGAGTCCGTTTATCGCTACTCTGGGATCCGGTGCCACGGCACTTGTTTATCAGGGAAGGTTTTCCGCAGAAAAGTATCTCTCCCTGATGGAGCAATACAAAGTGAACGTCCTCTGCTGTACGCCGACCGAGTACCGACTGATGGCTAAAGTGGACGGCTTGGAGCGATACGATCTGTCGTCACTGCGCAGTGCCGTCAGTGCCGGAGAACCTCTGAACAGGGAAGTGATCGATACGTTCCGCCGTTATTTCAATGTTGAAGTGCGGGACGGTTACGGTCAGACGGAAAACACACTTCTGGTGGGAACGCTTAAGGGAATGAAGGTGAAGCCGGGGTCGATGGGTAAACCCACACCCGGTAACCGCGTGGCCGTCATCGATGAGGAGGGTAATCCGGTGCCGGTCGGACAGGTGGGGGATATCGCCGTTCACAAAGATACCCCAGCGTTATTCAAGGGATATTTCCGTGATCCGGAGCGAACGGCGAAAGCCTTCCGGGGGGACTGGTATCTGACAGGCGATCAGGCGCGTAAGGACGAAGACGGGTATTTCTGGTTCGAGGGCCGCTCCGACGACATTATTATCAGTTCGGGCTACACGATTGGGCCGTTTGAAGTGGAGGACGCCCTGGTCAAACATCCGGCAGTGCAGGAATGTGCCGTGGTGGCCAGTCCGGATCCGATTCGGGGATCGATCGTCAAGGCGTTCGTCATCCTGAAACGGCAGGAGGATGCCTCCGACGATCTGGTTCGGGAACTGCAGGAACATGTAAAACGGGTAACCGCCCCATACAAATACCCCAGGGAAATCGAGTTTGTCACAGAATTGCCCAAAACGACCAGCGGCAAGATTCGCCGGGTGGTACTGAGACAATTGGAAAAAGAACGCAAAGCCAATCGGCAGACGAGTTGA